Proteins co-encoded in one Pedosphaera parvula Ellin514 genomic window:
- a CDS encoding lysophospholipid acyltransferase family protein, with translation MKTGSQADQRAKSTDDATAQAVASVFFRLYLLILRLLSKLAMPRAFAVSLLVNPLLTFPIRHQRRRNFALLFPDPAHTPQKRRQLEKDHLKYLAFVRAEMAHIFLSMKPEDVRQRSSLSGGQHLEAALSKGRGVLIIEGHSGHWNCTPALLCALGYPVTAVINPNPLRGANFRMLHEGAGKALGIKLAFVGQDAYSSAKESFRNNQIFYLNFDIAVRTRHTKWFPFGNAAILADLGPAVMALRHRVPVLYAQNTLTERGAEITLTPAADALSSSMEKPSAEKLMHSWLAQFQKTVSAQPEQWWALNYIALADKTVLNNPELREVDETCNAGPNSK, from the coding sequence ATGAAAACGGGAAGTCAGGCAGACCAGCGCGCCAAGAGTACAGATGACGCAACTGCGCAAGCTGTGGCGTCAGTTTTTTTCAGACTCTATCTGCTGATACTTCGGCTCTTAAGCAAACTCGCAATGCCACGAGCCTTTGCTGTGTCTCTGCTCGTGAATCCCCTGCTCACTTTTCCCATTCGCCATCAAAGAAGAAGAAACTTCGCGCTGCTTTTTCCTGACCCTGCACACACTCCACAGAAGCGTCGTCAGCTCGAAAAAGATCACTTAAAATATCTCGCGTTTGTGAGGGCGGAGATGGCTCACATTTTCCTAAGCATGAAGCCCGAGGATGTTCGGCAACGATCCTCGCTTTCGGGCGGACAGCATTTGGAAGCGGCTTTATCGAAAGGTAGAGGCGTCTTGATTATAGAAGGACATTCAGGTCATTGGAACTGCACTCCGGCATTGCTGTGCGCACTCGGCTACCCGGTCACCGCTGTGATCAATCCCAATCCTCTTCGTGGCGCCAACTTCCGAATGCTTCACGAAGGAGCCGGTAAGGCGTTGGGGATTAAGCTCGCTTTTGTTGGACAGGATGCTTATTCATCAGCAAAGGAATCATTTCGAAACAACCAGATCTTTTATCTCAATTTTGACATCGCCGTCCGAACCAGGCACACGAAATGGTTTCCTTTTGGTAATGCTGCCATCCTTGCAGATCTTGGCCCTGCTGTTATGGCTCTGCGGCATCGGGTTCCTGTTCTCTACGCACAAAACACACTTACGGAACGCGGCGCTGAGATCACTCTGACTCCCGCAGCCGATGCCTTGTCCAGCTCCATGGAAAAGCCATCGGCAGAAAAACTCATGCATTCCTGGCTGGCCCAGTTTCAGAAAACGGTTTCAGCACAGCCTGAACAGTGGTGGGCTTTGAATTACATCGCACTGGCAGATAAAACTGTTCTGAACAATCCTGAGTTGCGCGAAGTTGAT